From a region of the Pseudoxanthomonas sp. X-1 genome:
- the flgJ gene encoding flagellar assembly peptidoglycan hydrolase FlgJ — protein MTLQLPGTTALPLTKSHTASPEQIKKASKELETQFASMLVKSMRGTTGGDPLAGGDTTYRDMYDQQLAKELTKGRGLGLQAVIEKQLSRDNGGSAAGQALDTTLPSARATQGAPMRLDTATRASAFPLSGVLPLRAPNASSGTAPVAGAGGLSLAASHAGVSLQALPATAMPLPPPVDEDCKLDCSSPEAFVQSIWPHAQKAAQALGVPAKALVAQAALETGWGRRLAGKGGVTSNNLFGIKAGASWDGDSVNVATTEYSNGVRRSERANFRAYGSAAESFADYTRLLGNERYAGARGTGQDTHRFATALQRAGYATDPHYASKLTAIANGATINRALASLPGNALGAYGNDARLASAAPAGSTANAGVGSSVFAALGDRYRAVARY, from the coding sequence ATGACCCTGCAGCTGCCCGGCACCACTGCACTGCCCCTGACGAAGTCGCATACCGCTTCGCCCGAGCAGATCAAGAAGGCCTCGAAGGAACTGGAAACCCAGTTCGCCTCGATGCTGGTCAAGTCCATGCGCGGCACCACCGGCGGCGATCCGCTGGCCGGCGGCGACACCACCTACCGCGACATGTACGACCAGCAGCTGGCCAAGGAGCTCACCAAGGGCCGCGGCCTGGGGCTGCAGGCGGTGATCGAGAAGCAGCTGAGCCGCGACAACGGCGGCAGCGCGGCGGGCCAGGCACTCGATACGACCCTGCCGTCGGCGCGCGCCACGCAGGGCGCGCCGATGCGGCTGGACACGGCCACGCGTGCCAGCGCCTTTCCCCTGTCCGGCGTGCTGCCGCTGCGCGCGCCCAATGCGTCCTCCGGCACGGCGCCGGTGGCCGGCGCCGGTGGCCTGTCGCTGGCGGCCTCGCATGCCGGGGTATCGCTGCAGGCGCTGCCGGCCACGGCGATGCCGCTGCCGCCGCCGGTCGACGAGGACTGCAAGTTGGATTGCAGCAGTCCCGAGGCCTTCGTCCAGTCGATCTGGCCGCATGCGCAGAAGGCCGCGCAGGCGCTGGGCGTGCCGGCCAAGGCGCTGGTCGCCCAGGCGGCGCTGGAGACCGGCTGGGGCCGGCGCCTGGCGGGCAAGGGCGGGGTCACCTCGAACAACCTGTTCGGCATCAAGGCCGGCGCCAGCTGGGACGGCGACAGCGTCAACGTCGCCACCACCGAATACAGCAACGGCGTGCGCCGCTCCGAGCGCGCCAACTTCCGCGCCTATGGTTCGGCCGCGGAGAGCTTCGCCGACTACACCCGCCTGCTGGGCAACGAACGCTACGCCGGCGCGCGCGGCACCGGCCAGGACACGCACCGCTTCGCCACCGCGCTGCAGCGCGCCGGCTACGCCACCGACCCGCACTACGCCTCCAAGCTGACCGCCATCGCCAACGGCGCCACGATCAACCGCGCGCTGGCCAGCCTGCCCGGCAATGCGCTGGGGGCCTACGGCAACGATGCGCGGCTGGCCTCGGCCGCGCCGGCCGGTTCCACCGCCAATGCCGGCGTGGGCAGCTCGGTGTTCGCCGCGCTGGGCGACCGCTACCGCGCCGTGGCGCGCTACTGA
- a CDS encoding PilZ domain-containing protein, whose amino-acid sequence MTDPVPMTPEQARALLFGEILTLEETRAAAFLPQALAPATVEGMLAQAESLLRALAVIDDGVGRGDDPDQPPDPALLRLEAKLDLLTLLVADLAGCQAAQDAPRALRWSARGVELVLDQAVQPGTQGSLRVRASDWLPSPLVLPAQVLASVPEAAATRAWLAFSPGSPALEAALERHVFRIHRRDIAQRRRAT is encoded by the coding sequence ATGACCGATCCCGTGCCCATGACGCCCGAGCAGGCCCGCGCGCTGCTGTTCGGCGAGATCCTGACGCTGGAGGAAACCCGCGCCGCGGCCTTCCTGCCGCAGGCGCTGGCGCCGGCGACGGTCGAGGGCATGCTCGCCCAGGCCGAATCGCTGCTGCGCGCGCTGGCGGTGATCGACGATGGCGTCGGCCGCGGCGACGATCCGGACCAGCCGCCCGATCCGGCGCTGCTGCGCCTGGAGGCCAAGCTGGATCTGCTGACGCTGCTGGTGGCCGACCTGGCCGGCTGCCAGGCCGCGCAGGATGCGCCGCGCGCCCTGCGCTGGTCGGCGCGCGGCGTCGAACTGGTGCTGGACCAGGCCGTGCAACCCGGTACGCAGGGCAGCCTGCGCGTGCGCGCCTCGGACTGGCTGCCCTCGCCGCTGGTGCTGCCCGCCCAGGTGCTCGCCAGCGTGCCCGAAGCGGCCGCCACGCGCGCGTGGCTGGCCTTCTCGCCAGGGTCGCCTGCGCTCGAGGCGGCGCTGGAACGCCACGTGTTCCGCATCCACCGGCGTGACATCGCGCAACGTCGTCGCGCGACCTAA
- a CDS encoding flagellar basal body P-ring protein FlgI — protein sequence MRASNSRLVTAVLALAALIAAPAQAERIKDLAQVAGVRGNQLVGYGLVVGLDGSGDRTSQTPFTVQSLKTMLDQLGVTLPPGTNPQLKNVAAVAIQAELPPFAKPGQTIDVTVSSIGNAGSLRGGALLMAPLRGADGQIYAMAQGTLVVSGFGASGKDGSKISVNAPNGGSIPNGATVERPAPGGGADNGLVTLNLHEADFTTASRIVDAVNRTFGNGRAQAVDPVTIQIAAPPGNRIGFMAQLESLDVSPGAAAAKVVVNARTGTVVMGGNIAVLPAAVSHGSLTVSISESNLVSQPEPFSRGGQTAVVPQSTISATAEGGKMFMFQGGTSLESIVRAVNAVGAAPGDLVAILEALKRAGALRAELEII from the coding sequence ATGCGTGCTTCGAATTCCCGTCTCGTCACCGCCGTGCTGGCCCTGGCCGCGCTCATCGCCGCCCCGGCCCAGGCCGAGCGCATCAAGGACCTGGCCCAGGTGGCCGGGGTGCGCGGCAACCAGCTGGTCGGCTACGGCCTGGTCGTGGGCCTGGACGGCAGCGGCGACCGCACCAGCCAGACGCCCTTCACCGTGCAGAGCCTGAAGACCATGCTCGACCAGCTGGGCGTGACCCTGCCGCCGGGCACCAATCCGCAGCTGAAGAACGTCGCCGCGGTGGCCATCCAGGCCGAGCTGCCGCCGTTCGCCAAGCCGGGCCAGACCATCGATGTGACCGTGTCCTCGATCGGCAACGCCGGCTCGCTGCGCGGCGGTGCGCTGCTGATGGCGCCGCTGCGTGGTGCCGACGGCCAGATCTACGCGATGGCCCAGGGCACGCTGGTGGTCAGCGGCTTCGGCGCCTCGGGCAAGGACGGCTCGAAGATCTCGGTCAATGCGCCCAACGGCGGCTCGATTCCCAACGGCGCCACGGTCGAACGTCCCGCGCCCGGCGGCGGCGCCGACAACGGCCTGGTCACCCTGAACCTGCACGAGGCCGACTTCACCACCGCCTCGCGCATCGTCGATGCGGTCAACCGCACCTTCGGCAACGGCCGCGCGCAGGCGGTGGATCCGGTGACCATCCAGATCGCCGCCCCGCCCGGCAACCGCATCGGCTTCATGGCCCAGCTCGAATCGCTGGACGTCAGCCCCGGCGCGGCCGCGGCCAAGGTGGTGGTCAACGCGCGCACCGGCACGGTGGTCATGGGCGGCAACATCGCCGTGCTGCCGGCGGCGGTCTCGCATGGATCGCTGACCGTGTCGATCAGCGAGAGCAACCTGGTCAGCCAGCCCGAACCCTTCTCGCGCGGCGGCCAGACCGCGGTGGTGCCGCAGTCCACCATCAGCGCCACCGCCGAGGGCGGCAAGATGTTCATGTTCCAGGGCGGCACCTCGCTGGAATCCATCGTCCGCGCGGTCAACGCCGTCGGCGCCGCGCCCGGCGACCTGGTGGCGATCCTCGAAGCGCTGAAGCGCGCCGGCGCGCTGCGGGCGGAGTTGGAGATCATTTAA
- a CDS encoding response regulator transcription factor, with translation MRVLICDDHALVRAGVRRLLETMEGVEVAGEAANADEAVIRAKQLLPHVVVLDLSLRGRSGFDALAELRKTCPDAAIVVLSMHEDVLHVREALTRGALGYVVKDSSPAELEIALRAAAAGRTFLSPQVSAPQLRGYRAPREPGDVESLPRRQREILDALGAGRTTKQIAADLNISVKTVETHRARIMEALGCRNASELLRVAMRHHDRP, from the coding sequence CTGCGCGTGCTGATTTGCGATGACCATGCGCTGGTGCGGGCCGGCGTGCGTCGCCTGCTGGAAACCATGGAGGGCGTCGAGGTCGCCGGCGAGGCGGCCAACGCCGACGAGGCGGTGATCCGCGCCAAGCAGCTGCTGCCGCATGTGGTCGTGCTCGACCTGTCGCTGCGCGGCCGCAGCGGCTTCGACGCGCTGGCCGAACTGCGCAAGACCTGCCCCGACGCGGCCATCGTGGTCCTGTCCATGCACGAGGATGTGCTGCACGTGCGCGAAGCGCTCACGCGCGGCGCGCTGGGCTATGTGGTCAAGGATTCCTCGCCGGCGGAACTGGAGATCGCGCTGCGCGCGGCGGCGGCCGGCCGCACCTTCCTCAGCCCGCAGGTGTCCGCGCCGCAGCTGCGCGGCTATCGCGCGCCGCGCGAGCCGGGCGATGTCGAAAGCCTGCCGCGCCGGCAGCGCGAGATCCTCGATGCGCTCGGCGCCGGGCGCACCACCAAGCAGATCGCCGCCGACCTCAACATCAGCGTCAAGACGGTGGAGACCCATCGCGCGCGGATCATGGAAGCGCTGGGCTGCCGCAACGCCAGCGAACTGCTGCGCGTGGCCATGCGCCATCACGATCGTCCCTGA
- the flgL gene encoding flagellar hook-associated protein FlgL, giving the protein MTLRLSTNGIHQQSLAAMLAQQSKVSRTQLELTTQKKLITAADDPAGMAQAQRLDHALSTLDQQDKDAALLEHRLRSQEQALSDVGTQLDRARELTIQANSAAASDSDRASIADELRQIRAAILAIANRDDGTGKQLFAGARDGVIPFAQDASGQVTYVGDDGQNQVEVAPNLKVAGTDPGSDLFLRVRTGDGISAATVGAGNTGSGVLGSSSVIDSSVWNGQSVTVKFTAADSYQILDGSGAVVSTGTYTAGSAISGGGIQMTLTGAPAAGDTFTLGKAPNRDIFSTLDSLATALETPATTDAQKAARSNALNGALGDLTTAQDHFLLSRSQTGSRLAALDDATDARSAYGISLQTTLSNLRDVDPAEAASRLSLQQVALEAAQKTMLAVQSKSLFDLM; this is encoded by the coding sequence ATGACCCTTCGTCTTTCCACCAACGGCATCCACCAGCAGAGCCTGGCAGCGATGCTGGCCCAGCAGTCCAAGGTCTCGCGCACGCAGCTGGAGCTGACCACGCAGAAGAAGCTGATCACCGCCGCCGACGATCCGGCCGGCATGGCCCAGGCCCAGCGCCTGGACCACGCGCTGTCCACGCTGGACCAGCAGGACAAGGACGCGGCGCTGCTCGAACACCGGCTGCGCTCGCAGGAGCAGGCGCTCAGCGATGTCGGCACGCAGCTGGACCGCGCGCGCGAGCTGACCATCCAGGCCAACAGCGCGGCCGCCTCGGACAGCGACCGCGCCTCCATCGCCGACGAGCTGCGCCAGATCCGCGCCGCCATCCTGGCCATCGCCAACCGCGACGACGGCACCGGCAAGCAGCTGTTCGCCGGCGCGCGCGACGGCGTGATCCCCTTCGCGCAGGACGCCAGCGGCCAGGTCACCTACGTCGGCGACGACGGCCAGAACCAGGTCGAGGTGGCGCCCAACCTCAAGGTGGCGGGGACCGATCCGGGCAGCGACCTGTTCCTGCGGGTGCGCACCGGCGACGGCATCAGCGCCGCGACCGTCGGCGCCGGCAACACCGGCAGCGGCGTGCTGGGCAGCAGCTCGGTGATCGACAGCAGCGTCTGGAACGGGCAGTCGGTCACGGTGAAGTTCACCGCGGCCGACAGCTACCAGATCCTGGACGGCAGCGGCGCGGTCGTCTCCACCGGCACCTACACCGCCGGCAGCGCGATCAGCGGCGGCGGCATCCAGATGACCCTCACCGGCGCGCCCGCGGCCGGCGACACCTTCACCCTGGGCAAGGCGCCCAACCGCGACATCTTCAGCACGCTGGACAGCCTGGCCACGGCGCTGGAGACGCCGGCGACGACCGACGCGCAGAAGGCCGCGCGCAGCAACGCGCTCAACGGCGCGCTGGGCGACCTGACCACCGCGCAGGACCACTTCCTGCTGTCGCGCTCGCAGACCGGTTCGCGCCTGGCCGCGCTGGACGACGCCACCGACGCGCGCAGCGCCTATGGCATCAGCCTGCAGACCACCCTCTCCAACCTGCGCGACGTCGACCCGGCCGAGGCGGCCAGCCGGCTCTCGCTGCAGCAGGTGGCGCTGGAGGCGGCGCAGAAGACGATGCTCGCGGTGCAAAGCAAGTCACTGTTCGATTTGATGTAG
- the fliS gene encoding flagellar export chaperone FliS — protein MNARSLANQYKQTGASSATLDASPHQLIAIMLSTARERIRLAIASLERGDVTRKAHAITDTCAIIGGLNGSLNMEAGGEIASGLAALYDYCQRRLLAANLNNDLAPLQEVDDLLGEIEAAWRQIAPQGV, from the coding sequence ATGAACGCCCGCAGCCTTGCCAACCAGTACAAGCAGACCGGCGCCAGCAGCGCGACGCTGGACGCCAGCCCGCACCAGCTGATCGCGATCATGCTGTCGACCGCGCGCGAGCGCATCCGCCTGGCCATCGCCTCGCTCGAGCGCGGCGACGTCACCCGCAAGGCGCATGCGATCACCGACACCTGCGCCATCATCGGCGGGCTCAACGGGTCGTTGAACATGGAAGCGGGCGGCGAGATCGCCAGCGGCCTGGCCGCGCTGTACGACTACTGCCAGCGCCGCCTGCTGGCCGCCAACCTCAACAACGACCTGGCCCCGCTGCAGGAAGTGGACGACCTGCTGGGCGAGATCGAGGCCGCCTGGCGCCAGATCGCGCCGCAGGGCGTGTGA
- a CDS encoding flagellin, translating to MSSVINTNTMSLNAQRNLSASSNDLATSLQRLSSGLRINSAKDDAAGLAISQRMTSQIRGLDQAARNANDGISLAQTAEGALSTIGDNLQRIRELAVQASNSTNSQDDRDALNLEVTQLKDEIQRVASQTKFNGQALLNNTNSFSFQVGADAGQTISITGVNAQVSSLGGSYTRAATAVASSGLTGFATAIAAGGVTINGVDIGAISAAGSAQERASQLVEAINRVSSQSGVGASYDAASGQVSLAGNAIVVAGSVNDATIAGIANGTVATVTTTGIASSNVSSFTAAQATIGQIDNALKAVNTARASLGAVQNRFSSVVTNLSTTSENLSAARSRIQDTDYAKESAALTRNQILQQAGTAMLAQANQSSQSVLKLIS from the coding sequence ATGTCGTCTGTCATCAACACCAACACCATGTCGTTGAATGCCCAGCGCAACCTGTCCGCGTCCAGCAACGACCTGGCCACCTCGCTGCAGCGTCTGTCCTCGGGCCTGCGCATCAACAGCGCCAAGGACGACGCGGCCGGCCTGGCCATCAGCCAGCGCATGACCTCGCAGATCCGCGGCCTGGACCAGGCGGCCCGCAACGCCAACGACGGCATCTCGCTGGCGCAGACCGCCGAAGGCGCGCTGAGCACCATCGGCGACAACCTGCAGCGCATCCGCGAACTGGCCGTGCAGGCCTCCAACTCAACCAACTCGCAGGACGACCGTGACGCCCTGAACCTGGAAGTGACCCAGCTGAAGGACGAAATCCAGCGCGTCGCCTCGCAGACCAAGTTCAACGGCCAGGCGCTGCTGAACAACACCAACAGCTTCAGCTTCCAGGTCGGCGCCGACGCGGGCCAGACCATCTCCATCACCGGCGTCAACGCGCAGGTCTCGTCGCTGGGCGGCAGCTACACCCGCGCCGCGACCGCGGTGGCCTCCTCCGGCCTGACCGGCTTCGCCACGGCCATCGCCGCCGGCGGCGTGACCATCAACGGCGTGGACATCGGCGCCATCAGCGCCGCTGGCAGCGCCCAGGAACGCGCCAGCCAGCTGGTCGAGGCCATCAACCGCGTGTCCAGCCAGAGCGGCGTGGGCGCGTCCTACGACGCCGCTTCGGGCCAGGTCTCGCTGGCCGGCAACGCCATCGTGGTCGCCGGCTCGGTCAACGACGCCACCATCGCCGGCATCGCCAACGGCACCGTGGCCACGGTCACCACCACCGGTATCGCCAGCTCCAACGTGAGCAGCTTCACCGCCGCCCAGGCCACGATCGGTCAGATCGACAACGCCCTGAAGGCCGTCAACACCGCGCGCGCCAGCCTGGGTGCGGTGCAGAACCGCTTCAGCTCGGTGGTGACGAACCTGTCGACCACCTCGGAGAACCTGTCGGCCGCCCGCAGCCGCATCCAGGACACCGACTACGCCAAGGAATCGGCTGCGCTGACCCGCAACCAGATCCTGCAGCAGGCCGGTACCGCGATGCTGGCCCAGGCCAACCAGTCCTCGCAGTCGGTGCTGAAGCTGATCTCGTAA
- the fliD gene encoding flagellar filament capping protein FliD, protein MTTVGSTSSASGIDPATMASQLVAAERAPTDTRYAATETKINAQVSAVATLRSAFSSLTLAMNALNSKSTTAARAVSLGSTTAGFTATASAGAATGNYAVEVISLASAQKLASPAFASRDTAVGTGTLSIGYGSTQLSVDVTAANNSLVGIRDAINKAAGGKGVAASIVTGDDGAHLVLTSLDGGTANAISVSASGDNGSLAALTYGAGASGGMTELTAAADAQIKVDGVLKKSASNTVTGLIDGVTFNLSAASPGTTVQMTIANDSAAQFAAVKNFADKYNAAMAAIASTTSYDVATKTAAALNGDAMVRGTTRQLRDILSGNVVDLKAMGISIAKDGTLSLSQSDFTAAMSKDGSALTRVFGSGSDTMVGKLTTVLKGLTDSGGLLDSRNDSLSIQTKKLDAQKDALDTRMAAAEARYKAQFTALDAMMTRLQSTSDFLTQQLKKSSSDD, encoded by the coding sequence ATGACCACCGTCGGCAGCACGTCCAGCGCCTCGGGGATCGATCCGGCCACGATGGCCTCGCAGCTGGTGGCCGCCGAGCGCGCGCCGACCGACACGCGATACGCCGCCACCGAAACCAAGATCAATGCCCAGGTCTCGGCCGTGGCCACGCTGCGCTCGGCGTTCTCATCGCTGACCCTGGCGATGAACGCCCTGAACAGCAAGAGCACGACGGCGGCGCGCGCGGTCAGCCTGGGCTCGACGACCGCCGGCTTCACGGCCACCGCCTCGGCCGGCGCCGCCACCGGCAACTACGCGGTCGAGGTGATTTCGCTGGCGAGCGCGCAGAAGCTGGCCTCGCCGGCCTTCGCCTCGCGCGATACCGCGGTCGGCACCGGCACCCTGTCCATCGGCTACGGCAGCACCCAGCTGTCGGTGGACGTCACTGCCGCCAACAACAGCCTGGTCGGCATCCGCGACGCGATCAACAAGGCCGCGGGCGGCAAGGGCGTGGCCGCCAGCATCGTGACCGGCGACGATGGCGCCCACCTGGTGCTGACCTCGCTCGACGGCGGCACGGCCAACGCCATCAGCGTCTCGGCCAGCGGCGACAACGGCAGCCTGGCGGCGCTGACCTATGGCGCCGGCGCCAGCGGCGGGATGACCGAGCTCACCGCCGCCGCCGACGCCCAGATCAAGGTCGACGGCGTCCTCAAGAAGAGCGCCAGCAACACGGTCACCGGGCTGATCGACGGGGTGACCTTCAACCTCTCGGCCGCAAGCCCGGGCACGACGGTGCAGATGACCATCGCCAACGACAGCGCGGCGCAGTTCGCCGCGGTCAAGAACTTCGCCGACAAGTACAACGCGGCCATGGCGGCGATCGCATCGACCACCAGCTACGACGTCGCCACCAAGACCGCCGCCGCGCTCAATGGCGATGCCATGGTGCGCGGGACGACCCGGCAGCTGCGCGACATCCTCTCCGGCAACGTGGTCGACCTGAAGGCGATGGGCATCAGCATCGCCAAGGACGGCACGCTGTCGCTGTCCCAGTCCGACTTCACCGCCGCGATGAGCAAGGACGGCTCGGCCCTGACCCGGGTCTTCGGCAGCGGTTCGGACACGATGGTGGGCAAGCTGACCACCGTGCTGAAGGGGCTGACCGACAGCGGCGGCCTGCTGGATTCGCGCAATGACAGTCTCAGCATCCAGACCAAGAAGCTCGATGCGCAGAAGGACGCCCTGGACACGCGCATGGCCGCGGCCGAGGCGCGCTACAAGGCGCAGTTCACCGCGCTGGACGCGATGATGACCAGGCTGCAGAGCACCAGCGACTTTTTGACCCAGCAGCTGAAGAAAAGCAGCAGCGACGACTAA
- the flgK gene encoding flagellar hook-associated protein FlgK: MTSLLSTGSSALMAFQRALGTVSNNVANATTEGYSRQRVSLAARVGNNIAAGVGNSGQGVDVASLQRLADGLVFARQIDSSGEVGRLTSLSSMAGRIDSLLSDSATGLSTPMSAFFDAARGVSSDPTSTSAREAMLAAARSLAGRFSSLDGQLSTIDEETDASLSNKIDQANQLAKEIADLNKSISSAGANASAELLDARDLRVTKLAGLVGATTVKQTDGSLSVFTTGGQPLVVGAKASALTAMQDPDRPDRLQVGLDTGNGTPVRLPDASVSGELGGLLQFRSGVLDPARAELGRLATGLAVAFNQAQASGVDYNGQVGAALFKLAAPGVTANTANTGSAGLSATIRDVSQLTGSDIVLRYSGSGWTAQRADTGAVVPMSGDGSAGNPFVVQGVSLVLSGTAAEGDKFTVRPTTGAAGSLAVAISDPSGIAAAGAISASAATGNLGKATVASTAVTSPGAFASFSGAHIEFIDDTTYTINGGSPQTYAGGAIADPAGGWSITLKGTPTAGDSFSLAPTPARSSSNANAQLFSTLDTTQTLSGGTQSLTMVMSQLTAKAGSEASHAQMSLEAQQAIDSQVSAERESVSGVNLDEEAADMMKFQQAYQAAAQVIKTADTLFQTLLSAVAR; encoded by the coding sequence ATGACCAGTCTGCTCTCCACCGGTAGCTCGGCCCTGATGGCCTTCCAGCGCGCGCTGGGCACCGTCAGCAACAACGTCGCCAACGCCACCACCGAGGGCTACAGCCGCCAGCGGGTGAGCCTGGCCGCGCGCGTGGGCAACAACATCGCCGCCGGCGTGGGCAACAGCGGCCAGGGCGTGGACGTGGCCTCGCTGCAACGCCTGGCCGACGGGCTGGTGTTCGCCCGCCAGATCGACAGCAGTGGCGAGGTCGGGCGACTGACCAGCCTCTCGTCGATGGCCGGGCGGATCGACTCGCTGCTGTCCGACTCGGCCACCGGCCTGTCCACGCCGATGTCGGCCTTCTTCGACGCCGCGCGCGGGGTGTCCAGCGATCCGACCAGCACCAGCGCGCGCGAGGCGATGCTGGCCGCCGCCAGGTCGCTGGCCGGGCGCTTCAGCTCGCTCGACGGCCAGCTGTCGACCATCGACGAGGAGACCGATGCCAGCCTGTCCAACAAGATCGACCAGGCCAACCAGCTGGCCAAGGAGATCGCCGACCTCAACAAGTCCATCTCCTCGGCCGGCGCCAACGCCTCGGCCGAACTGCTCGACGCGCGCGACCTGCGCGTGACCAAGCTGGCCGGGCTGGTCGGCGCCACCACGGTCAAGCAGACCGATGGCTCGCTCAGCGTGTTCACCACCGGCGGCCAGCCGCTGGTGGTCGGCGCCAAGGCCAGCGCGCTGACCGCGATGCAGGACCCGGACCGGCCCGACCGCCTGCAGGTCGGCCTGGACACCGGCAACGGGACACCGGTGCGGCTGCCCGACGCCTCGGTCTCGGGCGAACTGGGCGGGCTGCTGCAGTTCCGCAGCGGCGTGCTCGACCCGGCGCGCGCCGAACTCGGCCGCCTGGCCACCGGCCTGGCGGTGGCCTTCAACCAGGCCCAGGCCAGCGGCGTGGACTACAACGGCCAGGTCGGCGCGGCGCTGTTCAAGCTGGCCGCGCCCGGGGTGACGGCGAACACGGCCAACACCGGCTCGGCGGGGCTGAGCGCCACGATCCGCGATGTGTCCCAGCTCACCGGCAGCGACATCGTGCTGCGCTACAGCGGCAGCGGCTGGACCGCCCAGCGCGCCGACACCGGCGCGGTGGTGCCGATGAGCGGCGACGGCTCGGCCGGCAACCCGTTCGTGGTGCAGGGCGTCTCGCTGGTGCTGTCCGGCACCGCGGCCGAGGGCGACAAGTTCACCGTGCGGCCGACCACCGGCGCGGCCGGCAGCCTGGCGGTGGCGATCAGCGATCCGAGCGGCATCGCCGCGGCCGGCGCCATCAGCGCCAGCGCCGCCACCGGCAACCTGGGCAAGGCCACGGTGGCCAGCACCGCGGTGACCAGTCCAGGCGCCTTCGCCTCCTTCAGCGGCGCCCACATCGAGTTCATCGACGACACCACCTACACCATCAACGGTGGCAGTCCGCAGACCTATGCCGGCGGCGCGATCGCCGACCCGGCCGGCGGCTGGTCGATCACGCTCAAGGGCACGCCCACCGCGGGCGACAGCTTCAGCCTGGCGCCCACGCCGGCACGCTCGTCCAGCAATGCCAACGCCCAGCTGTTCTCGACCCTGGACACCACCCAGACGCTCAGCGGCGGCACCCAGTCGCTGACGATGGTCATGAGCCAGCTCACCGCCAAGGCCGGCAGCGAGGCCAGCCACGCGCAGATGAGCCTGGAGGCGCAGCAGGCCATCGATTCGCAGGTCAGCGCCGAGCGCGAATCGGTCAGCGGCGTCAACCTCGATGAGGAGGCGGCCGACATGATGAAGTTCCAGCAGGCCTACCAGGCCGCCGCGCAGGTGATCAAGACCGCCGACACCCTCTTCCAGACCCTGCTGTCCGCCGTGGCGCGCTAG